Proteins co-encoded in one Luteolibacter sp. Y139 genomic window:
- the xseB gene encoding exodeoxyribonuclease VII small subunit, translating into MPARRKSADEGQNGTDLTFEAALTELEEIVAAMEEEQLPLEELVSRYEKGSKLLARCETVLASARKRLQTISARAEAGTGEADGAEDDELPGAPAEHDDDDDIRLF; encoded by the coding sequence ATGCCCGCCCGCAGGAAATCCGCCGACGAGGGTCAAAATGGCACCGACCTGACCTTCGAAGCCGCCCTCACGGAGCTCGAGGAAATCGTCGCCGCCATGGAGGAAGAGCAGCTTCCACTGGAAGAATTGGTCTCCCGCTACGAAAAGGGCTCGAAATTGCTGGCGCGATGCGAAACGGTCCTCGCCTCCGCGCGGAAGCGCCTCCAGACCATCAGTGCCCGCGCCGAAGCGGGCACCGGCGAGGCCGACGGCGCGGAAGACGATGAATTGCCCGGCGCGCCGGCCGAACACGACGACGATGACGACATCCGCCTCTTCTGA
- the cutA gene encoding divalent-cation tolerance protein CutA — protein MEDAVVVLCTFPDLDQARQIGAALVERQVAACVNVLPGVESIYRWEGKVERAGEVLGVIKTTRYADLEAAIRELHPYEVPEIIALPVVAGLPAYLAWLGQSCGGD, from the coding sequence ATGGAAGACGCCGTGGTGGTCCTTTGCACGTTTCCCGATCTCGATCAGGCGCGACAGATTGGCGCGGCTCTGGTGGAAAGGCAAGTGGCGGCCTGCGTCAACGTGCTGCCGGGCGTGGAATCGATCTACCGGTGGGAGGGAAAAGTCGAGCGGGCCGGGGAGGTGCTGGGGGTAATCAAGACGACCCGGTATGCGGATCTAGAGGCGGCGATCCGGGAGCTGCACCCCTATGAGGTGCCGGAGATCATCGCGCTGCCGGTGGTGGCGGGGTTGCCGGCTTATTTGGCGTGGCTGGGCCAAAGCTGTGGTGGCGATTGA
- a CDS encoding leucine-rich repeat domain-containing protein: MTAKSFDEYAATPGLNDDQIYMIEKLIDSVRFEFDDNYWAESSKLIDERRKQDYKPTFKREHVTPAVEILGKRDWLSLQQTNGGRPIRDIGALRFFPGLDGLSLSENEITEISAIAGFKDLRRLHLKGNLIRNLSPLADCSKLEQLEIQSNPVEDLSVLATLPSLKRLTISADQLPVLGKVAMLPELVELDVSFIDAKPLDSFHHLPAMPKLGTLCGVDTQSLAGLERFPSLRNLVNFGGDFESLEPLVALPQLTHFNFPGTKLKDLAPLSRVTGLRAIWINTSSKILDLTPLESIPSLRDVSVRCAGKEPAALEALRKKLISWDEDFLSATPRYTPSQKLEILDEKAFAALDREAPYGTWNPEGNSGLLGSELDWLDRKIKAELEKWLEEDDDYYFPYQWQECRWRDLQLMSEASLGALSHVVEDIQRVLSHSKNDWIIYLQSDEGDLNLWVYPEKVVVAEEHAKIAKERLERK, from the coding sequence ATGACTGCCAAATCCTTTGACGAGTATGCCGCCACGCCGGGTTTGAACGACGATCAGATCTACATGATCGAGAAGCTGATCGATTCCGTGCGCTTCGAGTTCGACGACAACTATTGGGCAGAGTCCAGCAAGCTCATCGACGAGCGGCGGAAACAAGACTACAAGCCGACGTTCAAACGAGAGCACGTTACCCCCGCTGTGGAGATTCTCGGGAAGCGCGATTGGCTGAGCCTCCAGCAGACCAATGGCGGGCGTCCCATTCGCGACATCGGCGCCCTTCGATTCTTTCCCGGGTTGGATGGCCTCTCATTGAGCGAAAATGAGATCACGGAGATCTCAGCGATTGCCGGTTTCAAAGATCTCCGGCGGTTGCATCTCAAGGGGAATCTCATCCGGAACCTGTCGCCCCTGGCGGATTGCTCCAAGCTGGAGCAACTGGAGATTCAATCGAATCCTGTTGAAGATTTGTCGGTGCTCGCAACGTTGCCTTCATTGAAGCGTCTGACGATTTCGGCGGACCAACTGCCGGTGCTTGGCAAGGTGGCGATGCTTCCCGAACTCGTGGAACTCGACGTTTCGTTTATCGATGCGAAGCCCTTGGACTCTTTCCACCACCTTCCTGCGATGCCGAAGCTGGGAACGTTGTGCGGAGTCGATACTCAGAGTCTGGCAGGTCTGGAGCGATTCCCTTCATTGCGCAACCTGGTCAATTTCGGCGGCGACTTCGAATCCTTAGAGCCGCTTGTTGCTTTGCCTCAATTGACGCATTTCAATTTTCCCGGTACGAAGTTGAAGGACCTCGCGCCTTTGTCGCGAGTAACCGGATTGAGGGCGATCTGGATCAACACGAGTTCCAAGATTCTCGATCTAACGCCTCTGGAGTCAATCCCCTCGCTTCGGGACGTCTCGGTGAGATGTGCAGGAAAGGAACCCGCCGCGCTGGAGGCCCTGCGTAAGAAGCTCATATCGTGGGACGAGGACTTTCTCTCGGCAACCCCACGCTACACTCCGTCGCAGAAGTTGGAGATCCTGGATGAGAAGGCGTTTGCCGCGCTGGATCGGGAAGCTCCTTACGGGACGTGGAATCCCGAAGGCAATTCCGGCCTGTTAGGCTCCGAACTCGATTGGCTCGATCGGAAGATCAAGGCGGAGCTCGAAAAGTGGTTGGAGGAAGACGACGACTACTATTTCCCCTACCAGTGGCAGGAATGCCGGTGGCGCGACCTGCAGCTGATGAGTGAGGCTTCGCTGGGTGCCCTGTCACACGTGGTAGAGGATATCCAGAGAGTGCTTTCCCACAGCAAGAATGACTGGATCATCTACCTCCAGTCCGATGAAGGCGACTTGAACCTGTGGGTCTATCCCGAAAAGGTCGTGGTAGCGGAGGAACATGCGAAGATCGCCAAAGAACGGCTGGAGAGAAAATAA
- a CDS encoding GMC family oxidoreductase yields the protein MAILTDRKSTREYDVIIVGSGAGGGMMGMQLSLNGVKVLMLEAGRNYDPIKETPMFHTPDQAPLRGKGTQDRFFGHYDATVGGGWQVPGEPYGDKEGTQEEFWWWRPRMLGGRTNHWGRISLRFGQYDFKPKSRDGLGYDWPISYEDLAPYYDKTEMMIGVYGSNEGMENTPDSSPGVLLPAPKPRVGELLTKKHCKSLNIPVIPIHRAVLTQALDGPKLAAKLFPNNPKAQKLVGDDMSARMACFWATECGRGCSIRANFQSTTVLLPAALASGNLDIITDAMVREVLTDDSGKVTGVHYMDKVTRVDSIARARVVILSASTCETARILLNSKSALFPNGLANSSGQVGRNLTDSVGSSLAGHIPAMESLPPYNEDGAGGEHVYTPWWNYKKQETLGFARGYHIEIGGGRYMPSMGALGLLDTTSPGIYGKKLKDEARRYYGAVMGFAGRGEMIPNENCYCEIDPNRVDQWGIPILRFHWKWSDHEINQATHMQNTFADIIGAMGGKATPRPGREALNKPGEIIHEAGTAIMGTDPKASVVNSFGQTWDVKNLFLMDASILPSNPDKNLTLTVLALAWRSAEYLLDEMKKGTV from the coding sequence ATGGCCATCCTTACCGACCGGAAATCGACGCGCGAATATGATGTCATCATCGTTGGCTCCGGTGCGGGGGGCGGGATGATGGGCATGCAGCTCAGCCTCAATGGCGTGAAGGTGCTGATGCTGGAAGCCGGGCGGAACTACGACCCGATCAAGGAAACGCCGATGTTCCACACGCCGGACCAAGCGCCACTGCGCGGGAAGGGCACCCAGGACCGCTTCTTCGGCCACTACGACGCCACCGTCGGCGGCGGCTGGCAGGTGCCGGGCGAGCCCTACGGCGACAAGGAAGGTACCCAAGAGGAATTCTGGTGGTGGCGGCCCCGGATGTTAGGCGGCCGCACCAACCACTGGGGCCGCATTTCCCTGCGCTTCGGCCAGTATGACTTCAAGCCGAAGTCGCGCGATGGCCTCGGCTATGACTGGCCGATCTCCTACGAAGACCTCGCGCCCTACTACGACAAGACCGAGATGATGATCGGTGTGTATGGCTCCAACGAGGGCATGGAAAACACGCCCGACTCTTCGCCCGGTGTGCTCCTGCCAGCTCCCAAGCCAAGGGTCGGCGAGCTGCTCACGAAGAAGCATTGCAAGAGCCTGAACATCCCCGTCATCCCGATCCACCGCGCGGTCCTCACCCAGGCATTGGACGGCCCCAAGCTCGCCGCGAAGCTCTTCCCTAACAATCCGAAGGCACAGAAGCTCGTCGGCGACGACATGTCCGCGCGGATGGCCTGCTTCTGGGCCACCGAATGCGGCCGCGGCTGCTCGATTCGCGCGAATTTCCAAAGCACCACCGTCCTGCTCCCGGCCGCGCTCGCCAGCGGAAATCTCGATATCATCACCGATGCGATGGTGCGCGAGGTCCTCACCGATGACTCCGGCAAGGTGACCGGCGTGCACTACATGGACAAAGTCACCCGCGTCGATTCCATCGCCAGGGCCCGCGTCGTGATCCTCAGCGCAAGCACCTGCGAGACCGCCCGCATCCTTCTCAATTCGAAGAGCGCGCTCTTCCCGAACGGTCTTGCAAACAGCAGCGGCCAAGTCGGCCGGAACCTGACGGACAGCGTCGGCTCCTCGCTCGCCGGCCACATTCCCGCGATGGAAAGCTTGCCGCCCTACAATGAAGACGGTGCCGGCGGCGAACACGTCTACACGCCGTGGTGGAACTACAAGAAGCAGGAGACCCTCGGCTTCGCCCGCGGCTACCACATCGAGATCGGAGGCGGCCGCTACATGCCGTCCATGGGTGCGCTCGGCTTGCTCGATACCACCTCGCCCGGCATCTACGGCAAGAAGCTCAAGGACGAAGCGCGCCGCTACTATGGCGCGGTGATGGGCTTCGCCGGCCGCGGCGAAATGATCCCGAACGAAAACTGCTACTGCGAGATCGACCCGAACCGCGTCGACCAATGGGGCATCCCCATCCTGCGCTTCCACTGGAAGTGGTCCGACCACGAGATCAATCAGGCGACGCACATGCAGAATACCTTCGCCGACATCATTGGCGCGATGGGCGGCAAGGCCACGCCGCGACCCGGCCGCGAAGCGCTCAACAAGCCCGGCGAAATCATCCACGAAGCCGGCACCGCCATCATGGGCACCGATCCGAAAGCCTCGGTGGTCAATTCGTTCGGCCAGACCTGGGACGTGAAGAACCTGTTCCTCATGGACGCCTCCATCCTCCCGTCGAACCCCGACAAGAACCTCACCCTCACCGTGCTCGCCCTCGCCTGGCGCTCCGCCGAGTATCTGCTCGATGAAATGAAGAAGGGCACCGTCTAA
- a CDS encoding sigma-54-dependent transcriptional regulator, with protein sequence MTTPTLLIADDEKATRDGLRSALEEEFEVYTASNVAEAMNVMKAEPVDLLLTDLRMGGDSGMDLLDQAMALPQPPVAIMMTAYGSVDTAVEAMRRGAWHFVTKPLNLDEVEMLLKRALRSRKLETENKQLRAQVSDNTGLEKLAGKSPAIQRVIDVVRQVAPTRATVLIEGESGTGKEVVAHAIHRLSGRPAEKLVIVHCAALAPQILESELFGHEKGAFTGAVQRRIGRFEQADGGTLFLDEIGEIDASIQVKLLRALSERTIERVGSNNPVKVDVRVVAATNKNLAALVAKGDFREDLYFRLNVVRVQMPPLRDRAEDIVLLAGAFLKEFAEENGRPVKPLSDAALRVLRTYPWPGNVRELRTAIEHGVVMSNEPVIDLHHLPASVLGEMPVFPSLSTASITPVTTSEPGKIPLAGGGEFNLHALETSAIRAALAQAGGNRTRAADLLGISRRTLQRKLKEEED encoded by the coding sequence ATGACCACCCCCACCCTCCTCATCGCCGACGACGAAAAGGCCACCCGCGATGGCCTGCGCTCGGCGTTGGAAGAAGAGTTCGAAGTCTACACCGCCTCGAACGTCGCCGAGGCGATGAACGTCATGAAGGCGGAGCCGGTCGACCTGCTCCTCACCGACCTCCGCATGGGCGGCGACTCCGGCATGGATCTGTTGGACCAAGCCATGGCCCTCCCGCAGCCACCCGTCGCGATCATGATGACCGCCTACGGCTCGGTGGACACCGCCGTGGAGGCGATGCGCCGCGGTGCCTGGCACTTCGTTACCAAGCCGCTGAACCTAGACGAAGTCGAGATGCTCCTGAAGCGAGCCCTCCGCAGCCGCAAGCTGGAGACGGAGAACAAACAGCTCCGCGCCCAAGTCTCCGACAACACCGGCCTCGAAAAGCTCGCCGGCAAGTCCCCCGCCATCCAGCGCGTCATCGACGTCGTCCGCCAAGTCGCCCCGACCCGCGCCACCGTCCTGATCGAGGGCGAAAGCGGCACCGGCAAGGAAGTCGTCGCCCACGCCATCCACCGCCTGAGCGGACGCCCGGCCGAGAAGCTGGTCATCGTCCACTGTGCCGCCTTGGCCCCGCAGATTCTCGAAAGCGAGCTCTTCGGCCATGAAAAGGGAGCCTTCACCGGCGCAGTCCAACGCCGCATCGGCCGCTTCGAGCAGGCCGACGGCGGCACCCTCTTCCTCGACGAAATCGGCGAAATCGACGCCTCCATCCAAGTAAAACTCCTCCGCGCCCTCTCCGAGCGCACCATCGAGCGCGTCGGCTCCAACAACCCCGTGAAGGTCGATGTCCGGGTGGTCGCCGCCACCAACAAGAACCTCGCCGCCCTCGTCGCGAAAGGCGACTTCCGCGAGGATCTCTACTTCCGCCTCAATGTGGTCCGCGTCCAAATGCCGCCCTTGCGCGACCGGGCGGAGGACATCGTCCTGCTGGCCGGGGCGTTTTTGAAGGAATTCGCCGAAGAGAATGGCCGCCCGGTGAAGCCGCTCAGCGATGCCGCCCTCCGGGTGCTGCGCACCTACCCGTGGCCGGGCAATGTGCGCGAACTGCGGACGGCGATCGAGCACGGCGTGGTCATGAGCAATGAGCCGGTGATCGACCTCCACCACCTGCCAGCCTCCGTGCTGGGGGAAATGCCGGTGTTTCCGTCTCTATCAACCGCTTCGATCACTCCGGTGACGACCTCGGAACCGGGGAAAATCCCCCTTGCCGGTGGGGGGGAATTCAACTTGCATGCGCTCGAAACCAGCGCCATCCGCGCGGCTTTGGCGCAAGCTGGGGGCAACCGGACGCGGGCCGCCGATTTACTCGGCATCAGTCGCCGCACCCTCCAGCGCAAGCTGAAGGAGGAAGAGGACTGA
- a CDS encoding ArnT family glycosyltransferase: protein MSSLPSTQFETAVMIRRILFFLVLVSFTLLHLLPLFRGLDSPQAMEQAQIARQIARGQGFTTKMIRPLAYYEAEKANQGAVNFTDFKDTYHAPLNPLIMSAVLKLVGADKEGAWPMGKNELVYPLDRVIALVSTLFFLMSIGVTYLLVGRIFDAKIAGVTAVLMLLCDLMWKFSQSGLPQMLLLLLFSCGLYFTYRAVEASEEGKMPFGAALAASAFFVLMVLTHWITAWIFLGFLIYAAFAFRPRGVVALSAFALLAIAVAFPLMRANDFSGQPFGTGFYVLYNGLGSGSESSIMRNHDLQSAPLSLDGILIRILGTTLVQTSELLPFLGGILVAPLFFVALLHPFKRASIANFRWGIAIMWLFGALGMAVFGIDRTKQLHPNQIHILFAPVMSAYGLAFISILWSRLETINSVPYLRNAHYFAVAALSAAPMILSAPDKIKIGLAVRDRGYPQWPPYLPSVLNSKIPKLLAPGEGEPATTRVVVSDQPWAVAWYADEISLWLPKTKRGFELLEERAAALGTPFAGILVTPSSTAFDPAPTVRDQYGEFSSLVFNGLVLDITSPGAGRVGTPIFNTDTKLADIYRRYPYPEPLAGTEILYYGERRAETAPNP from the coding sequence ATGAGCAGCCTTCCCTCTACCCAGTTCGAGACCGCGGTGATGATCCGCCGCATCTTGTTCTTCCTGGTGCTCGTCAGCTTCACCCTGTTGCACCTGCTTCCGCTGTTCCGCGGGCTGGATTCGCCACAGGCCATGGAGCAGGCGCAGATCGCCCGCCAGATCGCCCGCGGCCAGGGTTTCACCACCAAGATGATCCGCCCGCTGGCCTACTACGAGGCCGAGAAGGCAAACCAGGGCGCGGTCAATTTCACCGACTTCAAGGACACCTACCACGCCCCGCTCAATCCCCTGATCATGAGCGCCGTGCTCAAGTTGGTCGGTGCCGACAAGGAGGGCGCATGGCCGATGGGCAAGAACGAACTCGTCTATCCGCTGGACCGGGTGATCGCGCTGGTTTCCACGCTCTTCTTCCTGATGTCGATCGGGGTCACCTACCTCTTGGTCGGGCGAATATTCGACGCGAAAATCGCCGGGGTCACCGCAGTGCTGATGCTGCTGTGTGACCTGATGTGGAAGTTCTCCCAGAGTGGCCTCCCGCAGATGCTTCTGCTGCTGCTCTTCAGCTGCGGCCTGTACTTCACCTACCGGGCGGTCGAGGCATCCGAAGAGGGAAAGATGCCCTTCGGTGCCGCGCTAGCCGCCTCCGCCTTCTTCGTGCTGATGGTCCTGACCCACTGGATCACCGCTTGGATTTTCCTCGGCTTCCTCATTTACGCCGCCTTCGCCTTCCGCCCTCGCGGCGTGGTCGCCCTGTCGGCCTTCGCCCTGCTGGCGATCGCCGTGGCCTTCCCCCTGATGCGGGCGAATGACTTCTCCGGCCAACCCTTCGGCACCGGCTTCTACGTGCTCTACAATGGCCTGGGAAGCGGCTCCGAGTCCTCGATCATGCGGAACCACGACCTGCAAAGCGCGCCGCTTTCGCTGGACGGCATCCTGATCCGCATCCTCGGCACCACCCTGGTCCAGACCTCGGAGCTCCTGCCCTTCCTCGGCGGCATTCTGGTCGCGCCGCTGTTCTTCGTGGCGCTACTGCACCCCTTCAAGCGCGCATCGATCGCCAATTTCCGCTGGGGCATCGCCATCATGTGGCTGTTCGGCGCGCTGGGCATGGCGGTCTTCGGGATCGACCGGACAAAGCAGCTTCATCCGAACCAGATCCATATCCTGTTCGCCCCGGTCATGTCGGCCTACGGCTTGGCCTTCATTTCCATCCTGTGGAGTCGCCTGGAGACCATCAATTCGGTGCCCTACCTGCGGAATGCCCACTATTTCGCCGTCGCCGCCCTCTCCGCCGCCCCGATGATCCTTTCCGCTCCGGATAAGATCAAAATCGGCCTCGCCGTCCGCGACCGCGGCTACCCGCAGTGGCCACCCTACCTCCCCTCCGTCCTCAACTCCAAGATTCCGAAGCTGCTCGCCCCCGGCGAGGGCGAGCCAGCGACCACCCGCGTGGTGGTTTCCGATCAGCCGTGGGCTGTGGCTTGGTATGCGGATGAAATCAGCCTCTGGCTCCCGAAGACCAAGCGCGGCTTCGAGCTGTTGGAAGAGCGCGCGGCCGCCCTTGGCACCCCCTTCGCGGGAATCCTGGTCACCCCCAGCTCGACCGCCTTTGACCCGGCCCCGACCGTCCGCGACCAGTACGGCGAATTTTCCTCCTTGGTTTTCAACGGCCTGGTCCTCGACATCACCTCTCCCGGAGCCGGCCGCGTCGGCACCCCGATCTTCAACACGGACACCAAGCTCGCCGACATCTACCGCCGCTACCCGTACCCCGAGCCGCTCGCCGGAACGGAAATCCTCTACTACGGCGAGCGCCGGGCCGAGACCGCTCCCAATCCCTAG
- the dxs gene encoding 1-deoxy-D-xylulose-5-phosphate synthase, with product MTTSASSEPPALGPLLSAIRTPEDVKTIAEADLTKLAEEVRHSLITSLSRTGGHLGPNLGVVELTIALHRVFSTPKDSFVFDVAHQGYVHKMLTGRAPDIHTIRTYKGLNGFLLRSESDHDSYGAGHAGTALSAALGMAAARDLAKEDSHVVAVAGDAAFTCGPTLEALNNIAETTKKFIVVLNDNEWSIDKNVGAIARYFNALQTHATYASVRNSAADFVEKIAGKAVRKLAHKVEEGAKNLLFPNVLFEKFGLRYFGPIDGHDLPLLVRTFEHLKTLNEPVVLHIITEKGRGYQPALDNPGKFHGLGAYKIEDGSVDVSATPTCSDIFGRTVTDLAKADEQVVAITAAMPGGTKLEIFKKELPQRYYDVGIAEEHAALFACGLATKGIKPFLAIYSTFMQRAYDMIIHDMALQHLPVRLCMDRGGLSGDDGPTHHGLFDIGYLRPVPGIVHMQPANEAEFVAMLKWMAHYEAGPTAIRYPRGPINGTPLDAPVPPIELGKAVVEAEGTDVVLIGLGTLFEMAKQTKAMLEAKGLSVALVNPRFIKPLDGAVFERFASQCKVVCTFEDHVLHNGFGCGVIELLHDAGITTPVERIGWPDEFVEHGKPDILMKLHGLTAEAAFEKVMRHF from the coding sequence ATGACGACATCCGCCTCTTCTGAGCCCCCAGCCCTCGGGCCGCTCCTCTCCGCCATCCGCACTCCCGAAGACGTTAAGACGATCGCGGAGGCTGATCTCACGAAACTTGCCGAAGAGGTCCGTCACTCGCTCATCACCTCGCTTTCCCGCACCGGTGGCCACCTCGGGCCGAACCTGGGTGTCGTCGAGCTGACCATCGCGCTCCACCGCGTCTTCTCCACGCCGAAGGATAGCTTCGTCTTCGACGTGGCCCACCAGGGCTACGTCCACAAGATGCTTACCGGCCGCGCCCCGGACATCCACACCATCCGCACTTACAAGGGCCTGAATGGTTTCCTCCTGCGCAGCGAGTCGGATCACGATTCCTACGGCGCAGGCCACGCCGGCACCGCCCTCTCCGCCGCCCTCGGCATGGCCGCCGCCCGCGACCTCGCGAAGGAAGACAGCCACGTCGTCGCCGTCGCCGGTGATGCCGCCTTCACCTGCGGCCCGACCCTTGAGGCGCTGAACAACATCGCCGAGACCACCAAGAAATTCATCGTCGTGCTGAACGACAACGAATGGTCGATCGACAAGAACGTCGGTGCCATCGCCCGTTACTTCAATGCGCTGCAGACGCACGCGACCTACGCCAGCGTCCGCAACTCCGCGGCGGATTTCGTGGAAAAGATCGCCGGCAAGGCCGTCCGCAAGCTCGCCCACAAGGTCGAGGAAGGCGCCAAGAACCTGCTCTTTCCGAACGTTCTCTTCGAAAAGTTCGGCCTGCGCTACTTCGGCCCCATCGATGGCCACGACCTGCCGCTGCTGGTCCGCACCTTCGAGCACCTGAAGACGCTCAATGAGCCGGTGGTGCTCCACATCATCACCGAAAAGGGCCGCGGCTATCAGCCCGCCCTCGATAACCCCGGCAAGTTCCACGGCCTCGGTGCCTACAAGATCGAAGACGGCTCCGTTGACGTCTCCGCCACCCCGACCTGCTCGGACATCTTCGGCCGCACCGTCACCGATCTGGCCAAGGCAGACGAACAAGTCGTCGCCATCACCGCCGCCATGCCCGGCGGCACCAAGCTGGAGATCTTCAAGAAGGAGCTGCCCCAGCGCTACTACGACGTCGGCATCGCGGAAGAGCACGCCGCGCTCTTCGCCTGCGGCCTCGCGACCAAGGGCATCAAGCCCTTCCTCGCGATCTACTCCACCTTCATGCAGCGCGCCTATGACATGATCATCCATGACATGGCGCTCCAGCACCTGCCCGTCCGCCTGTGCATGGACCGCGGCGGCCTCTCCGGCGACGACGGCCCGACCCACCACGGCCTCTTCGACATCGGCTACCTCCGCCCCGTTCCCGGCATCGTCCACATGCAGCCGGCCAATGAAGCCGAGTTCGTCGCGATGCTGAAATGGATGGCCCACTACGAGGCCGGCCCCACCGCCATCCGCTACCCGCGTGGTCCCATTAACGGCACTCCGCTCGATGCTCCCGTCCCGCCGATTGAACTCGGCAAGGCGGTCGTCGAAGCCGAAGGCACCGACGTCGTCCTGATTGGCCTCGGCACCCTCTTTGAGATGGCGAAGCAGACCAAGGCGATGCTGGAAGCCAAGGGCCTCTCCGTCGCCCTCGTAAATCCGCGCTTCATCAAGCCGCTCGATGGTGCCGTCTTCGAACGCTTCGCCAGCCAGTGCAAGGTCGTCTGCACCTTCGAGGACCACGTCCTCCACAACGGCTTCGGCTGCGGCGTGATCGAACTGCTCCACGACGCCGGCATCACCACGCCGGTCGAGCGCATCGGCTGGCCGGACGAATTCGTCGAGCACGGCAAGCCGGACATCCTCATGAAGCTGCACGGCCTGACGGCCGAAGCGGCCTTCGAGAAGGTGATGCGGCATTTCTAA
- a CDS encoding gluconate 2-dehydrogenase subunit 3 family protein: MNPSPLSRRDIFKLVAAASAAGALAPVGAEPPKPLTRHFKNTLSDPDYAHPSIPWDKPLDATELATLAVLVDLILPADETSPAASAIGVHEFLNEWVGAPYPENRADYETIRGGVAWINTHAWKHHGKAFKEIAPEEQTAILDSICDPAKALPELSHGARFFQKLRMLTLGGYYTHPATWKSLGYIGNTPINGPYPGVPDEIIKLLGLEGLEGL, encoded by the coding sequence ATGAACCCGTCTCCACTTTCCCGCCGCGACATCTTCAAGCTCGTCGCCGCCGCCAGCGCTGCAGGTGCCCTCGCCCCCGTCGGCGCCGAGCCGCCGAAGCCGCTGACCCGGCACTTCAAGAACACCCTCAGCGACCCGGACTACGCGCATCCCTCGATCCCTTGGGACAAGCCGCTCGACGCCACCGAACTCGCGACCCTCGCCGTTCTCGTCGATCTCATCCTGCCCGCCGACGAAACCTCACCCGCTGCCTCCGCCATCGGCGTGCACGAATTCCTCAACGAATGGGTCGGCGCCCCCTATCCCGAAAACCGCGCCGACTACGAAACCATCCGCGGCGGCGTCGCATGGATTAATACCCACGCCTGGAAACACCACGGCAAAGCCTTCAAGGAAATCGCCCCCGAGGAACAAACGGCCATCCTCGACAGCATCTGCGATCCCGCCAAAGCCCTCCCGGAACTCTCCCACGGCGCCCGCTTCTTCCAGAAACTCCGCATGCTCACCCTCGGCGGCTACTACACCCACCCTGCCACCTGGAAGAGCCTCGGCTACATCGGCAACACCCCCATCAATGGCCCCTACCCCGGCGTGCCCGATGAGATCATCAAGCTGCTGGGGCTGGAGGGGCTGGAGGGGCTGTGA
- a CDS encoding sensor histidine kinase — translation MKPGFLDKLLARIDRIDPAEARQLLDRLVREKGFLEQVFEALHEGMIVLDEDGEISFINAAACRLFGIDVEQAAGMPLSVCVPGLDWKSLAKPGTAVSRDLETFYPENRFLNFYLSPIQSGEGEKTVGWVMLIRDLTTTRQEAEQTLESERLNALTLLAAGVAHEIGNPLNSLDIHLQLMARKLKKLPPGDRAPLEENLNTARSEIKRLDTILRQFLQAIRPTTPHRERCDLTQVLRDAVKLLEPELESRHITVELDMDEDFPAMELDAGQFQQVFYNLLRNAYQALAGKDGIIRIAAHANEFEATLSIEDNGSGIPPEQMGSLFEPYRTTKQSGTGLGLLIVRRVVREHGGEIEIQSEPGAGTRILIHLPRGPKPVRLLEQPVSIIDID, via the coding sequence TTGAAGCCCGGCTTCCTCGACAAACTCCTCGCCCGCATCGACCGGATCGACCCGGCCGAGGCCCGCCAGCTTTTGGACCGGCTGGTCCGCGAAAAGGGCTTTCTGGAGCAGGTCTTCGAGGCGCTCCACGAGGGCATGATCGTGCTCGATGAAGACGGCGAGATCTCCTTCATCAACGCCGCCGCCTGCCGCCTCTTCGGCATCGATGTCGAGCAAGCCGCAGGGATGCCCCTCTCGGTCTGCGTCCCGGGCCTTGATTGGAAATCGCTGGCCAAGCCGGGCACCGCGGTCTCGCGGGATCTGGAGACCTTCTACCCGGAAAACCGCTTCCTGAACTTCTACCTGTCCCCCATCCAGTCGGGCGAAGGCGAAAAAACCGTCGGCTGGGTCATGCTGATCCGCGACCTCACGACCACCCGCCAGGAGGCGGAACAAACCCTCGAAAGCGAGCGCCTGAACGCCCTCACCCTCCTCGCCGCCGGAGTCGCTCACGAGATTGGCAATCCCCTCAACTCCCTGGACATCCATCTCCAGTTGATGGCCCGGAAGCTGAAAAAGCTGCCACCCGGAGACCGCGCGCCGCTGGAAGAAAATCTCAATACCGCCCGCAGCGAGATCAAGCGGCTCGATACCATCCTCCGCCAATTCCTCCAGGCCATCCGCCCCACCACCCCTCACCGCGAACGCTGCGACCTCACCCAAGTGCTGCGCGATGCCGTGAAGCTGTTAGAGCCGGAACTCGAATCGCGTCACATCACCGTCGAGCTCGACATGGACGAGGACTTCCCCGCCATGGAACTGGATGCCGGGCAGTTCCAACAGGTCTTCTACAACCTCCTCCGCAATGCCTACCAAGCCCTCGCCGGCAAGGACGGGATCATCCGCATCGCCGCCCACGCCAACGAATTCGAAGCCACCCTTTCCATCGAGGACAATGGCAGCGGCATCCCGCCCGAACAGATGGGCTCCCTCTTCGAGCCCTACCGCACCACCAAGCAATCCGGCACCGGCCTCGGCCTCCTGATCGTCCGCCGCGTCGTCCGCGAACACGGCGGTGAAATCGAAATCCAAAGCGAACCCGGCGCCGGCACCCGCATCCTCATCCACCTCCCCCGCGGCCCGAAGCCCGTGCGCCTGCTAGAGCAGCCGGTGAGCATCATCGACATCGACTGA